The proteins below are encoded in one region of Candidatus Omnitrophota bacterium:
- a CDS encoding helix-turn-helix domain-containing protein, with product MSGEILTVGDVCEYLKIPRSTLYKLSKDKIIPAFRVGRHWRFQKEKIEAWLEGQTSEKVSRQ from the coding sequence ATGAGTGGTGAAATTTTAACTGTTGGCGATGTCTGTGAATATTTGAAGATACCACGTTCAACCCTTTATAAGCTTTCTAAAGATAAGATTATCCCGGCTTTTAGGGTTGGTCGGCACTGGCGTTTTCAAAAGGAAAAGATTGAAGCCTGGTTGGAGGGGCAAACTAGCGAAAAGGTTAGTCGGCAATAA
- a CDS encoding GHKL domain-containing protein, translating into MLDLIFNPANYYWNPHAVLYHLVGILTLLEGIFIFSQNRKSLVNLAYGLSCLSVALWLTGTGMALNSKLELTALIWTRTYFFLGVIFNTPSIYFFSVAWQKSLFPQEENKKIKIVIFNFLCGLGFYIFCLNSNLFIQGFWNHSWGFYPKAGSLYFIFVGWVYALMMLMLFNFIQVYRKGGDPVIKKQAKLMIIAFSIGYLGTAEFLMDYGFTLYFLAFIPVFICITIVGYSVIRYRTMDIETVIHKTALWIFSYSLIAAPIFFLYNGLSEKIESSNLLLFIFWTASFLAVTVYLRLIQPKIDHFFQRRKANLEDISSEFTKNLVHLKGLNQLIERIKETITNAFYPQNIDILIYGQDDERYQDEPFLLWLVKNDKIAYRDFIEIDPAYSAIRSDARKYFDSVAAAVVVPLVLNERLLGVINLTRKSNLKRYAAVDFNFLRLLKNQSAIAISNSLVYENIEEQVKRRTEELVEVQKQLIQAGKLATVGTLAGGVAHEINNPLAAILTNAQMLLMSPDELNVEEARESLELIEEATKRCRTIVRKLMTYARKPVESTTISKINLIDVVNKVKAFLDYQFKQENIQIVVVAETSNYPVVGNQNELEQVVTNIVLNAKDATKRVKKSGIIDISLMSNDGWIRLDIKDQGSGISKDHALKIFDPFFTTKDVGKGLGLGLSISQSIIEKYKGSIFFHSQEGEGTIFTINLPEA; encoded by the coding sequence ATGTTAGATCTGATTTTTAATCCAGCTAATTATTATTGGAATCCTCATGCGGTTCTCTATCATTTAGTAGGAATTCTTACTTTGCTTGAGGGCATTTTTATTTTTAGTCAGAATCGTAAATCCTTAGTAAATTTAGCCTATGGCCTTAGTTGTTTATCAGTTGCTCTTTGGCTTACCGGAACCGGCATGGCTTTAAACAGTAAACTTGAACTAACTGCTTTAATTTGGACCAGGACTTATTTCTTTTTAGGAGTAATATTTAATACTCCTTCGATATACTTTTTTTCAGTTGCTTGGCAGAAATCGCTTTTTCCTCAAGAGGAAAACAAAAAAATAAAAATAGTAATTTTTAACTTTCTTTGCGGTTTGGGGTTCTATATTTTTTGTCTTAACTCTAATCTTTTTATCCAGGGTTTCTGGAATCATTCCTGGGGGTTTTACCCTAAGGCCGGCAGTCTTTATTTTATTTTTGTCGGTTGGGTTTATGCTTTGATGATGCTTATGTTGTTTAATTTCATCCAGGTTTACCGCAAGGGGGGTGATCCGGTTATAAAAAAACAAGCTAAATTAATGATTATTGCTTTTTCGATTGGCTACCTGGGCACAGCCGAGTTTTTGATGGACTATGGATTTACTCTTTATTTTTTAGCCTTTATTCCGGTGTTTATCTGTATTACTATTGTCGGTTACAGCGTTATTCGCTATCGGACTATGGATATTGAAACGGTAATCCATAAGACCGCTTTATGGATTTTTTCTTATTCGCTTATTGCGGCTCCGATATTTTTTCTCTATAACGGGCTGTCTGAGAAGATTGAGAGTTCTAACTTATTGTTGTTTATTTTTTGGACAGCTAGTTTTTTGGCGGTTACCGTTTATTTACGGTTAATTCAACCAAAAATTGATCATTTTTTCCAAAGACGTAAAGCTAATTTGGAAGACATTTCTAGTGAATTTACCAAAAATCTTGTCCATTTAAAGGGTCTTAATCAGCTAATCGAACGCATCAAAGAAACAATCACTAATGCTTTTTATCCGCAGAATATCGATATTTTAATCTATGGCCAGGATGATGAAAGATATCAAGATGAGCCATTTTTGCTTTGGTTGGTTAAGAATGACAAAATTGCCTATCGTGATTTTATTGAAATCGATCCGGCTTATTCAGCAATTCGTAGCGATGCCAGAAAATATTTCGACTCAGTAGCCGCAGCGGTAGTTGTTCCTTTAGTTTTAAATGAACGTCTTTTGGGGGTAATTAATTTAACCAGAAAATCAAACCTAAAACGCTACGCTGCCGTAGATTTTAATTTTTTACGTCTGCTGAAAAACCAGTCGGCAATTGCTATATCTAACTCTTTAGTTTATGAGAACATTGAAGAGCAGGTTAAAAGGCGGACTGAGGAGTTAGTTGAGGTGCAGAAGCAATTGATTCAGGCTGGAAAATTAGCTACTGTTGGTACTTTGGCTGGAGGAGTAGCTCATGAGATAAATAATCCTTTGGCGGCAATTTTAACTAATGCTCAGATGTTGCTTATGTCACCGGATGAGCTCAATGTTGAGGAGGCCCGTGAATCATTAGAGTTAATCGAAGAGGCGACCAAGCGTTGTCGAACCATCGTCAGAAAATTAATGACCTATGCTCGAAAACCAGTAGAATCAACAACAATTTCTAAAATAAACCTTATTGATGTTGTCAATAAGGTGAAAGCCTTCCTTGATTATCAGTTTAAGCAGGAAAATATTCAAATAGTTGTCGTTGCTGAAACTAGCAACTATCCGGTAGTCGGCAATCAGAATGAGTTAGAGCAGGTGGTAACCAATATAGTTTTAAATGCCAAGGATGCTACGAAGCGGGTTAAAAAAAGCGGCATTATAGATATATCGTTAATGAGCAATGATGGTTGGATAAGGCTGGATATCAAAGATCAAGGCTCTGGCATTTCAAAAGACCATGCTTTAAAGATTTTTGACCCCTTTTTTACTACTAAAGACGTAGGAAAGGGGTTAGGTTTGGGTCTTTCAATATCACAGTCGATCATTGAGAAGTATAAGGGTTCGATTTTTTTTCATTCTCAGGAAGGTGAGGGCACTATTTTTACCATAAATCTGCCTGAGGCCTGA
- a CDS encoding 1-acyl-sn-glycerol-3-phosphate acyltransferase, with translation MWYWVFKHIFWILFTVLFRLKVEGLDNLPQKTNFILAANHASFLDPPCIMAGIPMRVYPIAARHLYKVGLVGWFLRKINAFSAGGSSSLAVKLLMEGKNVGLSPEGKISLNGQLNEFRRGVALLAAKTGRPVVPCAIFGAYEALPYEAKFPKLFSPIKLKIGKPVYLLKEFDDEIDPIYLREGTFKIQNTIKELLNEE, from the coding sequence ATGTGGTATTGGGTTTTTAAGCATATATTTTGGATTTTATTCACTGTCCTTTTTAGGCTTAAGGTAGAGGGTTTAGATAATTTACCGCAAAAGACAAATTTTATCTTAGCGGCTAATCATGCTAGTTTTTTAGACCCGCCTTGTATTATGGCTGGTATCCCAATGAGGGTTTATCCGATTGCCGCAAGACATCTTTATAAGGTAGGATTAGTTGGCTGGTTTTTAAGAAAAATAAATGCTTTTTCAGCCGGAGGATCATCAAGCCTGGCAGTTAAACTGTTAATGGAAGGCAAGAATGTTGGTTTATCTCCAGAAGGAAAAATCAGTCTTAATGGTCAACTTAATGAATTTAGAAGAGGGGTAGCTTTGTTAGCGGCAAAAACCGGTCGGCCGGTTGTTCCTTGCGCTATTTTTGGTGCTTACGAGGCTCTTCCTTATGAAGCTAAATTTCCTAAATTATTTTCACCAATTAAACTAAAGATAGGCAAACCAGTGTATCTTTTAAAGGAGTTTGATGATGAGATTGACCCTATCTATCTGCGCGAAGGTACTTTTAAGATTCAAAATACAATAAAGGAGTTACTTAATGAAGAATAA
- a CDS encoding polysaccharide biosynthesis/export family protein has product MKKIFFLILIVFIALATYSNLVFAQDSQTAKELATEGLLKERISALYEKAVSFYNQDKLKEADELLINILKVDPLHEGASLYLYEKIPDRIASRKAQEKDLKIQEELARKRPTKENIDALYKKTVTLYKKNDLNRAKEFFGKVLELDPNHKGAKLYLDKKIPDRIEAEKQQEKDRLKNANKEKVDSLYKKAKVFYDNGQLDRASDMCYQIFELDPDHKGAKVYLREKIPNKIELAKQIEERKATESEQEAETEREKALKEKIKSLYKQGVSSYNKDELGSAKYFFGQVLELDPDNSNAKKYLQEKIPDKIELSALEAKYRLELQKEEEISERARQEQFVKEEARIEETTRIYKEQIAEGKVQTINVQESVEDIPIDIPIGDEKDLTEIENEASQEQFIKQEAIVEEKTKIYQEQIANSEVSVQEVQEEEKKPIENKPVAVNSAIEEEIPIDKYASVDSSQYEYLVSTGDSLEISLYGEPDMKQVTKVSEEGLITYPFLGSIKVKDLNAREIEEKIAGLLGEEYFVDPQVTVVIKVHAKFNILGEVRRPGSYEISGPTTVIDAISVAGGFTDIANKNGVKVVRKDGDRNKVIKVPVHRILKTGDSSKNIYLKKGDTIVVPESFF; this is encoded by the coding sequence CAAACTGCTAAAGAACTTGCCACTGAAGGACTGCTTAAAGAAAGAATCTCTGCCTTGTATGAAAAAGCAGTTTCTTTTTATAATCAAGATAAACTTAAAGAAGCTGACGAGTTATTGATTAATATTCTTAAGGTTGATCCTTTGCATGAGGGGGCAAGCCTGTATTTATATGAAAAGATTCCTGACCGTATAGCTAGCCGAAAAGCCCAAGAAAAAGATTTAAAAATACAAGAAGAACTTGCCCGTAAGAGACCGACAAAGGAAAACATTGATGCGTTATATAAAAAGACAGTTACCTTATATAAGAAGAATGATTTAAATAGAGCTAAGGAGTTTTTTGGTAAGGTTCTTGAGCTTGATCCAAATCATAAGGGGGCGAAACTTTATCTAGATAAAAAGATTCCCGATAGAATCGAAGCCGAAAAACAACAAGAAAAAGATCGTCTAAAGAATGCGAATAAAGAAAAAGTAGATTCTTTATATAAAAAAGCTAAAGTTTTTTATGATAATGGTCAACTAGATAGGGCTAGCGATATGTGCTATCAAATATTTGAGCTTGATCCTGACCATAAAGGGGCAAAGGTTTATTTGCGCGAGAAGATCCCTAATAAAATTGAGCTGGCTAAGCAGATTGAGGAGCGCAAAGCCACAGAGTCAGAGCAAGAAGCTGAGACAGAAAGAGAAAAGGCTTTAAAGGAAAAGATTAAGTCCCTTTATAAGCAGGGAGTTTCCTCATACAATAAAGATGAGCTAGGTTCGGCCAAGTATTTTTTTGGCCAGGTCCTTGAGCTTGATCCTGATAATTCAAATGCCAAGAAGTATCTCCAAGAGAAGATTCCAGATAAGATTGAATTATCGGCTCTTGAAGCAAAATATCGTTTAGAACTCCAAAAAGAGGAGGAAATTTCAGAAAGAGCTCGCCAAGAACAATTTGTTAAGGAAGAAGCTAGGATTGAGGAAACGACTAGAATTTATAAAGAGCAAATTGCTGAAGGTAAAGTCCAGACCATTAATGTCCAAGAGAGCGTAGAGGATATCCCAATAGACATTCCAATTGGCGATGAAAAAGATTTAACTGAGATTGAAAATGAGGCTAGTCAGGAGCAGTTTATTAAACAGGAAGCGATTGTTGAGGAGAAAACTAAGATTTATCAAGAGCAAATTGCTAATAGCGAGGTTTCAGTTCAAGAGGTTCAAGAAGAAGAAAAAAAGCCTATTGAAAATAAACCAGTTGCAGTTAATAGTGCGATCGAAGAAGAAATACCTATTGATAAATATGCATCGGTTGACAGTAGCCAATATGAGTATCTTGTAAGCACCGGCGATAGCTTAGAGATATCTTTATATGGTGAACCGGACATGAAACAGGTAACTAAAGTATCTGAGGAAGGGTTGATAACCTACCCTTTTTTGGGCTCAATTAAGGTGAAGGATCTTAACGCCAGAGAGATTGAGGAAAAGATTGCTGGTTTATTAGGCGAAGAATATTTTGTAGATCCACAGGTAACGGTTGTAATTAAGGTGCATGCTAAGTTTAATATTTTAGGAGAAGTGAGGCGACCGGGAAGTTATGAAATTAGCGGCCCAACGACCGTAATCGATGCTATCTCTGTAGCTGGAGGATTTACTGACATAGCCAATAAGAATGGTGTGAAAGTTGTTAGGAAGGATGGAGATCGAAACAAGGTTATTAAGGTTCCGGTACACCGTATTTTAAAAACCGGCGACAGCTCAAAGAATATCTACTTAAAGAAAGGGGATACGATCGTAGTCCCTGAATCTTTCTTCTAG
- a CDS encoding response regulator, translating into MVKRILIIEDEQIITKSLQRLLKKEGYQVEISNNGADALEKIKAGEFNLIVSDIRMPDMDGIETIKAIRKSLTEQGKPLIPEILITGYADESKYQEALELKVADYLYKPFDIKDFLEAVRRNINA; encoded by the coding sequence ATGGTTAAAAGAATTTTAATTATTGAAGATGAACAGATAATAACTAAAAGTTTACAGCGTTTGCTAAAAAAAGAAGGTTATCAGGTAGAGATTTCTAATAACGGGGCAGATGCTCTTGAGAAAATAAAGGCTGGAGAGTTTAATTTAATAGTCAGCGACATTAGAATGCCAGATATGGATGGCATTGAGACAATTAAAGCTATTCGAAAGTCTCTCACCGAGCAGGGCAAGCCTTTGATTCCTGAGATATTAATTACCGGTTATGCTGATGAGTCTAAATATCAGGAAGCTTTGGAGCTAAAAGTTGCCGATTACCTCTATAAACCTTTTGACATTAAAGATTTCCTAGAGGCAGTTAGGAGAAATATCAATGCTTAA
- the fabG gene encoding 3-oxoacyl-[acyl-carrier-protein] reductase has protein sequence MLKGKTAIISGASRGIGRAIAMKLATEGANISFSYLNSKVAADKLENEINSLGVKAKGYQLDIKDFDSVSKWVSDTKESFGGLDIIVNNAGIIIDKALALMEHSDWKSVLDTNLGGLFNLTRAAIITLIKQRSGQIINITSVTGMVGMARQTNYAATKAGIIGFTKSLAREVGSYNIRVNAIAPGFIETDMLSGLKDKYREDVTQQIPLRRFGKPEEVAGLVSFLASEKADYITGQVIVVDGGMT, from the coding sequence ATGCTTAAAGGAAAAACTGCAATTATTAGCGGAGCCAGCCGTGGCATTGGCCGGGCTATTGCAATGAAATTAGCCACCGAAGGTGCAAATATATCTTTTAGTTATTTAAACAGCAAAGTTGCTGCTGATAAATTAGAAAATGAGATCAATTCGCTGGGTGTAAAAGCTAAGGGCTATCAATTAGATATAAAGGATTTTGACTCAGTAAGTAAGTGGGTCAGTGATACTAAGGAAAGTTTCGGTGGTTTAGACATCATAGTTAATAATGCCGGAATTATTATTGATAAAGCTCTGGCCTTGATGGAACACTCAGATTGGAAGAGTGTTTTAGATACTAATTTAGGCGGTTTATTTAACTTAACCCGGGCAGCAATTATAACTTTAATAAAACAAAGGTCCGGTCAAATTATTAACATTACTTCGGTAACCGGAATGGTCGGGATGGCTCGTCAGACGAATTATGCGGCAACTAAGGCCGGAATCATCGGCTTTACCAAGTCTTTGGCCAGAGAAGTTGGTTCTTATAATATAAGAGTTAATGCGATTGCTCCGGGCTTTATTGAAACTGATATGCTCAGCGGCCTAAAAGATAAATATCGAGAAGATGTCACTCAACAAATTCCTTTGCGGCGGTTTGGCAAGCCTGAAGAAGTCGCTGGTTTGGTAAGTTTTTTGGCTAGTGAAAAAGCAGACTATATTACCGGCCAGGTAATAGTTGTTGATGGCGGGATGACTTAA
- a CDS encoding SDR family oxidoreductase, protein MKVLVTGADGFLGSNLIRHLLVAGHKVKALIHSDKDYDALSGLKVDKLKGDVLSPKSIDKAMAGIDAVFHLASLYKFYPWWQKKAGQIYKVNVQGTRNVLKAAKKNNIKRFIFTSSIASLGKQLGKKPSDETTVLNLKSRISHYARSKVLAENEVLSFVRQGLPAIILNPAALIGERDFKPTPTGQMIIDFLNHKLPVTFNGMIPLADVDDVARAHLVALDRGRVGERYILCNNRAYPLKELFYLVEQISGVSAPRLKIPYPLLMSFLYFDEVFSYFLKKRPLLSSSAARFFRRATVFDNSKAARELSYATTPITTSLEKAVNWYKENSYVQ, encoded by the coding sequence ATGAAAGTGCTAGTTACCGGAGCTGACGGGTTTTTAGGTTCAAATCTGATTAGGCATTTGCTTGTTGCCGGGCATAAGGTTAAGGCCTTGATCCACAGTGATAAGGATTACGATGCTTTAAGCGGGCTTAAGGTTGATAAGTTAAAAGGCGACGTCCTTAGTCCAAAGTCGATTGATAAGGCAATGGCTGGGATTGATGCTGTATTCCATCTAGCCTCTTTATATAAGTTTTATCCTTGGTGGCAGAAAAAGGCTGGTCAGATCTATAAAGTAAATGTTCAAGGCACAAGAAATGTTTTAAAAGCCGCCAAAAAAAACAATATCAAACGTTTTATTTTTACCAGCAGTATTGCTTCTTTAGGTAAACAGCTTGGTAAAAAACCGAGCGACGAAACAACCGTGCTTAATCTAAAAAGTAGAATTAGTCACTATGCCCGTTCAAAAGTATTAGCTGAAAATGAAGTTTTGAGTTTTGTCAGACAAGGCTTACCGGCAATAATTTTAAATCCAGCAGCTTTAATCGGTGAACGTGATTTTAAGCCAACCCCAACCGGTCAGATGATTATAGATTTTTTAAATCATAAGCTTCCGGTGACTTTTAATGGGATGATACCGTTGGCTGATGTTGATGATGTAGCTAGGGCTCACCTGGTAGCTCTTGATAGGGGTAGAGTCGGTGAGCGTTATATTCTTTGTAATAATCGGGCCTATCCTTTGAAGGAGTTATTTTATTTAGTTGAGCAAATATCCGGAGTTTCTGCTCCGCGGTTAAAGATACCTTATCCTTTGTTAATGAGTTTTCTTTATTTTGATGAGGTTTTTTCTTATTTTTTAAAGAAAAGACCGCTTTTATCGAGCTCGGCGGCAAGATTTTTCCGCCGGGCAACGGTATTTGATAATAGTAAGGCAGCCAGGGAGTTGAGTTATGCGACCACTCCGATTACTACTAGTTTAGAAAAGGCCGTTAACTGGTATAAGGAAAATAGCTATGTCCAATAA
- a CDS encoding class I SAM-dependent methyltransferase codes for MKEEINIPSKFTTRVFFMQHIAPYSYVRKFSVDKLVLDAGTSTGYGAFYLSQVAKLSVGMDINPEAICEAQKNYFRDNLKYLTGNVLEMQFPNEHFDIIISSQVVEHIELDKLDTYLSEIYRVLKKDGIFFVNTLNLLRNLKGRSIEDYDKNPHHVKEFRSEELREFLLRRFPRVEILGSRRGLRHNVYHLFKKSGIFKNAPDSLNPLKRFYENKISVDDFRYSSSNLDKSIDLLGVCRK; via the coding sequence ATGAAAGAAGAAATTAATATTCCTTCGAAATTCACTACAAGAGTATTCTTTATGCAGCATATTGCTCCTTATAGCTATGTGAGAAAGTTTTCGGTGGATAAGTTAGTTCTAGACGCAGGCACGTCAACCGGTTATGGAGCCTTTTATTTATCACAAGTAGCTAAGTTATCTGTAGGTATGGATATTAATCCTGAAGCAATTTGCGAAGCACAGAAAAATTATTTTAGAGATAATTTGAAATATTTAACCGGTAATGTATTAGAGATGCAGTTTCCAAATGAGCATTTTGATATTATTATTTCATCACAGGTGGTTGAACATATCGAGCTGGACAAGTTAGATACTTATCTTTCGGAAATTTACCGAGTGCTAAAGAAGGATGGGATATTTTTTGTGAACACCTTAAATTTATTGCGAAATCTTAAAGGTCGGAGCATCGAAGATTATGATAAAAACCCTCATCACGTAAAAGAATTTAGGTCCGAAGAGCTCAGAGAGTTTCTTTTGAGACGCTTTCCTAGGGTTGAAATTTTAGGCTCCCGTAGAGGCTTACGTCACAATGTTTATCATCTTTTTAAGAAAAGCGGCATATTTAAAAATGCGCCGGACAGTCTTAATCCTCTTAAAAGATTTTATGAAAACAAAATCAGCGTAGATGATTTTAGGTATTCATCTTCCAATCTAGATAAGTCTATAGATTTACTGGGTGTGTGCAGAAAGTAG
- a CDS encoding NAD(P)-binding domain-containing protein, whose product MKNKGLVKIIVSRTIPADIPSIVRALSKVEEFPEYIATIKQASIIEKSRNKMKTKWLVQVDHVPISWIEEDTLNLIKNTITFKAVEGDLQEFKGEWKFQAKPEGTLVTVTAYLRIDIPAIKDFVNTYVEKMLVKNFTAILKGIEKRLISIRYKGQGKDEIKKIAGFGIIGHLYNFYHLEKCLKMLNPDFKMPSREFLGNLFNVTPSFKLYDIVDFKSKSGGSVDGCFIVATFIPDLIEKDIWSIFSKVVRACKIAEKHGVGIVTLGGFTSIVAERIGQAISEQVNVPITTGNTFTAAMTLEGVYRAVRALNLDIGSLKVAIVGGTGDIGSACARVLADQVKQLSITGRTKANLKQLKQELSKKHKARIVATTNNKKAVSDADVIIAAASATESILSIDWFKPGAIICDVGYPKNISYAQTERDDILIFSGGLARSPSSIKLPIDLGLPNSEVIYGCFAEAIILSLEKRYENYSFGRGNITPEKIKEIKELGEKHGFEVSRFWWGDRLLDQAAIDRIKERVNLGKEQLI is encoded by the coding sequence ATGAAGAATAAGGGTTTAGTAAAAATAATTGTTTCTCGGACCATACCAGCCGATATTCCTAGTATAGTTCGGGCCCTAAGCAAAGTTGAAGAATTCCCTGAATATATAGCGACAATTAAACAGGCCTCAATAATAGAAAAATCCCGTAACAAGATGAAAACGAAATGGCTTGTTCAGGTTGACCATGTCCCAATAAGTTGGATAGAGGAAGACACTTTAAATCTTATAAAAAATACGATTACTTTTAAAGCCGTCGAAGGGGATTTGCAAGAATTTAAGGGGGAGTGGAAGTTTCAGGCTAAGCCTGAAGGAACCTTGGTTACTGTGACTGCTTATTTAAGAATCGACATACCAGCGATAAAAGATTTCGTTAATACTTATGTAGAAAAGATGCTAGTTAAGAATTTTACGGCGATATTAAAAGGTATCGAGAAGCGTTTAATTTCAATAAGATATAAAGGCCAGGGAAAAGATGAGATTAAAAAGATAGCCGGATTTGGAATCATTGGCCATTTGTATAATTTTTATCATTTGGAAAAGTGCCTTAAGATGCTCAACCCTGACTTTAAGATGCCTTCACGAGAATTTTTGGGAAATCTGTTTAACGTTACTCCTTCGTTCAAGCTTTACGATATAGTAGACTTTAAGTCTAAATCCGGAGGTAGCGTTGATGGATGTTTCATTGTTGCCACTTTTATTCCTGATTTAATTGAAAAAGATATCTGGTCGATATTTTCGAAGGTGGTCCGGGCCTGTAAGATTGCTGAGAAACACGGGGTTGGTATAGTTACCTTAGGTGGCTTTACTTCGATTGTTGCCGAGCGGATTGGTCAGGCAATTAGTGAACAGGTTAACGTTCCGATTACCACTGGAAATACCTTTACTGCCGCAATGACCTTAGAAGGAGTTTATCGGGCGGTTAGAGCTTTAAATTTAGATATTGGTTCGTTAAAGGTAGCTATCGTTGGCGGGACCGGAGACATTGGAAGTGCTTGTGCTCGAGTTTTAGCTGATCAGGTCAAACAATTGTCTATAACTGGTAGGACCAAAGCTAATTTAAAACAGCTTAAACAAGAACTTAGCAAAAAGCATAAAGCCAGGATAGTTGCAACTACTAATAATAAAAAGGCAGTAAGTGATGCTGATGTAATTATTGCTGCAGCTAGTGCTACCGAGTCAATACTTTCGATAGATTGGTTTAAGCCAGGGGCGATAATTTGCGATGTCGGCTACCCAAAGAATATTTCTTATGCCCAGACCGAAAGAGATGATATTCTTATTTTTTCTGGAGGTCTAGCTCGGAGCCCTAGTTCAATTAAGCTTCCGATTGATTTAGGCTTACCGAACTCGGAAGTTATCTATGGTTGTTTTGCTGAGGCGATTATTTTGTCTTTAGAAAAGCGTTATGAAAACTACAGTTTTGGTCGGGGAAATATTACTCCTGAGAAAATTAAAGAAATAAAAGAGCTAGGAGAAAAACACGGCTTTGAAGTTTCCCGATTCTGGTGGGGTGACAGGCTGCTCGATCAAGCGGCTATCGACAGAATAAAAGAAAGAGTTAATCTTGGAAAAGAACAACTAATATAA
- a CDS encoding 3-hydroxyacyl-[acyl-carrier-protein] dehydratase FabZ, producing the protein MNDFWDVNKIKKVLPKDYPFLFIDRVVEIDLVEKRIKGLKNITVNEHFFSNHFPGKPIIPGAILVEAAYQASIILCVALGEDSQFKIDYCLDKVEASFFSKVRAGDQLILEAKAEKLTAKTAAVRVVVSVSDNKCAELTVFLKLNKGG; encoded by the coding sequence ATGAATGATTTTTGGGATGTAAATAAAATAAAGAAGGTTTTACCTAAAGACTATCCTTTTCTTTTTATCGATCGGGTAGTTGAGATTGATTTGGTTGAAAAAAGGATAAAAGGCCTAAAAAATATAACCGTTAATGAGCATTTCTTTTCAAACCACTTTCCTGGTAAACCAATTATACCAGGGGCAATTCTGGTTGAGGCAGCCTATCAGGCGAGTATTATTCTTTGTGTTGCTCTTGGTGAGGATAGCCAGTTTAAGATCGATTACTGTTTAGATAAGGTAGAGGCCAGTTTTTTTAGTAAGGTTAGAGCCGGAGATCAACTTATTTTAGAGGCCAAAGCCGAGAAACTAACAGCTAAAACAGCAGCAGTCAGAGTGGTTGTTTCAGTAAGTGACAATAAGTGTGCCGAGTTAACTGTTTTTTTAAAGCTAAATAAAGGGGGCTAA
- a CDS encoding TIGR00730 family Rossman fold protein — protein sequence MKKKAVSEKTAHLNKGAKTTFEDNFISSDTWRIFRIMSEFVDGFEGLSRIKRGVTLFGSKCTPKKHPYYKCAVDTAYLLAKNNYSIITGAGAGIMEAANKGAAKAGGVSVGLNILIPQEQMPNPYINYLMEFKYFFVRKVMFTKYSYASVVFPGGFGTLDELFETLSLIQARRIEPIPLILVDEDYWGGMLSWIKERLLKGGAIDRRDTKLFKVVNTPKEVLSSIKEFYQGKRGWK from the coding sequence ATGAAAAAGAAAGCTGTCTCTGAAAAAACAGCCCATTTGAATAAAGGAGCTAAGACAACCTTTGAAGATAATTTTATCAGTTCAGATACTTGGCGTATTTTTAGGATTATGAGTGAGTTTGTTGATGGCTTTGAAGGTCTGTCTCGAATTAAACGTGGGGTAACTCTATTTGGTTCCAAGTGTACTCCTAAAAAACATCCTTATTATAAATGCGCAGTTGATACGGCTTATCTTTTAGCAAAAAATAACTATAGCATCATTACTGGTGCTGGAGCCGGAATAATGGAGGCAGCTAATAAAGGTGCAGCTAAGGCCGGAGGAGTTTCAGTTGGTCTTAATATTCTTATTCCTCAGGAGCAGATGCCAAACCCTTACATAAACTATCTGATGGAGTTTAAGTATTTCTTTGTCCGTAAAGTTATGTTCACTAAATATTCTTATGCCTCAGTAGTTTTTCCCGGAGGTTTCGGAACTTTAGATGAACTTTTTGAAACCTTAAGCTTAATCCAAGCTCGAAGAATTGAGCCCATACCGCTTATTTTAGTTGATGAAGATTATTGGGGTGGTATGCTTAGCTGGATAAAAGAGCGTTTGTTAAAAGGCGGCGCAATCGACCGAAGAGATACTAAGTTATTTAAGGTAGTGAATACTCCTAAAGAGGTGCTTTCGTCGATAAAAGAGTTTTACCAAGGTAAAAGAGGCTGGAAATAA